One part of the Oncorhynchus clarkii lewisi isolate Uvic-CL-2024 chromosome 7, UVic_Ocla_1.0, whole genome shotgun sequence genome encodes these proteins:
- the LOC139414353 gene encoding G-protein coupled receptor 22-like: METKGYSNLLETGDGQRTGLLEGGDSPGAEEGWSPPLPLGFQVSLTSVLMLELVLGFSSNLTVLVLYCAQSNLVDSVSNMVTVSLHVLDILVCLLCLPLTVAVILLPADGSGGGSLATLCCFHEACVTFTSVATAINVLVISLDRYDISVRPATRLLTPRRAALLLAAVWAMSLAVFFLPFLEGDFFFSGLEVEDSEGGKGGGEMDMGDLTSGPESDPETPTGLTPTRLNPTGLTLTPSSPSTPYYTHHLPPVWQNRTLLCVGGQGYHTGLAMYYHLLLQVPCFFIAVIVMLFTYYRILQALNIRIGTHIKRGPRASNKDSGCRIRRRRRRRKGLSLATEGGGSSSQNQHLTHPPLIPSPTPTPTSPPPFSSMPLVISDSGATGVTNTAATTPITTTPATPAPQAPTSTDATSPPPVTADRPGVQASVSAIIALRRAVRRHRDRRERQRRVFKMSLIIISTFLGCWAPLSMVNVLILCMGPSDSLVRVRLCFLAMAYGTTIFHPLLYAFTRQKLRKALKTRVKKRVVSLLQVDPAPSGGTVIHNSWVEGGGQRKGRKPRLEGSDATSNCLTVAVRE; encoded by the coding sequence ATGGAGACCAAGGGCTACAGCAACCTTCTGGAGACTGGCGATGGGCAGAGGACGGGGCTTCTGGAGGGTGGAGACTCGCCGGGGGCTGAGGAGGGTTGGAGCCCCCCCTTACCCCTGGGCTTTCAGGTGTCCCTCACCAGTGTGCTGATGCTGGAGTTGGTGCTGGGATTCAGCAGCAACTTGACCGTGCTGGTGCTCTACTGCGCCCAGTCCAACCTGGTCGACTCGGTCAGCAACATGGTCACGGTCAGCCTGCACGTGCTGGACATCCTGGTGTGTTTGCTGTGTCTGCCGCTGACTGTGGCGGTCATCCTGCTCCCAGCAGACGGTAGTGGCGGGGGCAGCCTGGCTACACTGTGCTGCTTCCATGAGGCCTGCGTCACCTTCACCAGTGTGGCCACGGCCATTAATGTGCTGGTCATCAGCCTGGACCGCTACGACATCTCCGTCCGGCCAGCCACACGGCTGTTGACCCCGCGGCGAGCTGCACTCCTCCTGGCTGCTGTCTGGGCCATGTCATTGGCCGTCTTCTTCCTGCCCTTCCTGGAGGGGGATTTCTTCTTCTCGGGATTGGAGGTGGAAGACAGCGAGGGAGGAAAAGGAGGGGGGGAGATGGACATGGGGGATCTAACCTCTGGCCCAGAATCTGACCCTGAGACCCCTACTGGGCTGACCCCCACTCGGCTAAACCCTACTGGGCTgaccctcaccccctcctccccctctactccctACTATACTCACCACCTGCCGCCAGTGTGGCAGAACCGGACACTGCTGTGTGtaggggggcagggctaccacaCGGGGCTGGCCATGTACTACCACCTTCTGCTGCAAGTGCCCTGCTTCTTCATCGCAGTCATTGTCATGCTGTTCACATACTACCGTATCCTGCAGGCCCTCAACATCCGCATCGGCACCCACATCAAGAGGGGCCCACGGGCCTCCAATAAGGACTCAGGCTGCAGGATCCGCAGGCGGAGACGAAGGAGGAAGGGGCTGAGTCTGGCCACAGAGGGGGGAGGTTCCTCCAGCCAGAACCAGCACCTCACCCACCCGCCCCTCATTCCAtctcccacccccacccccacctccccCCCACCCTTCTCCTCTATGCCCCTGGTCATCTCTGACAGCGGGGCCACGGGGGTCACCAACACCGCCGCCACCACCcccattaccaccacaccagcgaCCCCTGCCCCCCAGGCCCCAACCTCCACTGACGCCACCTCCCCCCCTCCGGTGACGGCAGACCGCCCAGGTGTCCAGGCCTCTGTGTCAGCCATCATCGCCTTGAGGCGGGCCGTGAGGCGTCACCGAGACCGGCGGGAACGCCAGCGGAGAGTCTTCAAGATGTCCCTTATCATAATCTCCACCTTCCTAGGCTGCTGGGCTCCTCTGTCCATGGTCAACGTGTTGATCCTGTGCATGGGCCCCAGTGACAGCCTGGTACGTGTGAGGCTCTGCTTCCTGGCCATGGCATATGGCACCACCATCTTCCACCCGCTGCTCTATGCCTTCACCAGACAGAAGCTGCGTAAAGCGCTGAAGACCCGTGTCAAGAAGAGGGTGGTGTCCCTGCTGCAGGTGGACCCAGCACCCAGCGGGGGAACTGTTATTCACAACTcctgggtggaggggggaggacagaggaagggacgCAAGCCTCGACTGGAGGGCAGTGATGCCACCAGTAACTGTCTGACAGTGGCTGTGAGAGAATGa